From one Phaeodactylum tricornutum CCAP 1055/1 PHATR_bd_31x35 genomic scaffold, whole genome shotgun sequence genomic stretch:
- a CDS encoding predicted protein, with the protein MPLNKTQRALALRRFKERRGGRLDDVEDAEAVDDDVYDVVDESEYRALVAARRQREDFVVDDDGLGYHDDGEERLGDEADHDDDDRNNARKRDAVGGAALTQKALKKARHLAAAQRPKLETEQGTQSSMWDFVNRQATLETTNNNSNSINHHHHNTVTSIAATSTTTGTAPNVDDLLRALDEDDNDDGNYNHKNNSVHRRLSRRRGGTRTRVHARPTVRASEPVHLLDHPNEVDDNVDVVLDDECNNNNNNNSNSLHDQESSPSVDTTLVPSKSVHFAHDKVSDNTNHDDSHNLTNHSTVDPPVRRRFARAKLGSGSAPAQKGVAAVVQAVSTSVPPVQTLADATAASFQPHLLASNQDGT; encoded by the coding sequence ATGCCACTGAACAAGACGCAACGTGCGTTGGCGTTGCGTCGTTTCAAAGAGCGTCGTGGGGGTCGTTTGGACGACGTGGAGGACGCGGAGgccgtggacgacgacgtgtACGACGTCGTGGACGAGTCCGAATACCGCGCCTTGGTGGCGGCACGGCGTCAACGAgaagactttgtcgtcgacgacgacggactCGGCTACCACGATGACGGCGAAGAACGTTTGGGCGACGAAGCCGAtcacgacgatgacgatcgTAACAATGCTCGCAAACGGGACGCCGTTGGTGGAGCCGCCTTGACCCAAAAGGCTCTCAAGAAAGCCCGCCATTTGGCAGCGGCGCAGCGACCCAAGCTGGAAACCGAACAAGGAACCCAATCCAGCATGTGGGACTTTGTCAATCGACAAGCCACACTCGAAACAacgaacaacaacagtaacagtaTCAACCACCATCACCACAATACGGTCACGTCCATTGCTGCTACTAGTACTACTACCGGCACGGCACCCAACGTGGACGACCTTCTACGAGCCctcgatgaagacgacaacgacgacggtaaCTACAACCACAAGAATAACTCTGTCCATCGACGGCTGTCCCGACGTCGGGGTGGCACGAGGACCCGGGTGCACGCACGCCCGACGGTGAGGGCCTCGGAACCGGTGCACCTTCTTGACCACCCAAACGAAGTGGATGACAACGTGGATGTTGTTCTGGACGATgaatgcaacaacaacaacaacaacaatagcaacaGTCTCCACGACCAGGAATCGTCCCCATCGGTGGACACGACGCTCGTTCCTTCCAAGTCGGTGCACTTTGCTCACGACAAGGTCAGTGACAATACCAACCACGACGATAGTCACAACCTCACCAACCACTCCACGGTCGATCCGCCGGTCCGCCGTCGATTCGCCCGGGCCAAACTCGGTTCCGGATCGGCGCCGGCCCAAAAAGGTGTCGCGGCGGTTGTACAGGCCGTGTCCACGTCGGTGCCGCCCGTCCAGACACTGGCCGATGCCACCGCGGCCTCCTTTCAACCGCATCTACTCGCATCCAACCAGGATGGGAC
- a CDS encoding predicted protein: MQRPFLLALLVSCCWCSVAATLPPQQPSSSISKSSNGSFGPIFARRGSPSRTGVTVSEGTLSIRGGAIKPRFGNNHKSTKVVVSAGPRTKLQQQKRNNQKIPEGTSTMSAQVFNLIKSIVGAGVLGLPAGIAAFGDAPSAIIPALALLPIMAFLAANGFSTIGVVCAETQTMTYRDAWSATVGPGTSWMPAAACLMVTTCSVLCYSMVLADTMPSILKATTGIALARTPTLLTLTATVILPLCLLRNLSSLAPFSLVGILGMLYTAVVMAVRWQQGAYSLPNGLFANEIVKSYQPAFGTTGMWQAVASPKVTIWISMLSTAFMAHYLAPSFYWDLKQNTMQRFNTMIGLSFTGAVALMALTAVAGFATFGISSASLILNNYAVNDALLSFSRLAVALSLIFSYPLAFKGVKDGVMDLAKVPVERRAKISDGLTVALLIGITSLALVLTDIRLILSLGGATWGNCVIYIFPSLMLFKAANTRPWLQAKRAQAVLTGLLGLVLGVLGTKQALVAA, translated from the coding sequence ATGCAGCGaccttttcttcttgctcTGCTAGTATCCTGCTGCTGGTGCTCGGTGGCGGCGACATTGCCGCCACAGCAACCGTCGTCAAGCATATCAAAGAGTAGTAATGGATCGTTCGGTCCAATCTTTGCTCGCCGCGGATCCCCTTCTCGTACCGGTGTTACCGTCAGCGAGGGGACACTTTCAATTCGTGGAGGTGCTATCAAGCCTCGATTCGGCAACAACCATAAAAGTACGAAAGTCGTCGTCAGTGCGGGCCCACGGACgaagctgcaacaacaaaagcgcaacaaccaaaaaatTCCAGAGGGAACGTCTACCATGTCAGCGCAAGTCTTCAACTTAATCAAGTCGATCGTTGGCGCTGGTGTACTCGGTCTACCCGCTGGTATTGCTGCGTTTGGTGACGCTCCTTCGGCGATTATCCCCGCACTGGCTCTTTTGCCGATCATGGCCTTTTTGGCTGCCAACGGGTTCTCCACTATTGGAGTCGTTTGCGCCGAAACGCAAACCATGACGTACCGGGATGCTTGGAGTGCTACCGTGGGTCCAGGAACGTCCTGGATGCCTGCAGCGGCCTGCCTTATGGTCACGACCTGTTCCGTGCTTTGTTACAGTATGGTCCTGGCCGATACCATGCCCTCCATTCTCAAGGCAACAACTGGAATCGCACTAGCGCGGACACCAACTTTACTGACCCTGACGGCCACTGTTATTCTACCGCTGTGCTTATTGCGCAACCTTAGCAGCCTCGCCCCCTTCTCCCTCGTCGGCATCCTTGGGATGTTGTATACAGCCGTCGTCATGGCCGTCCGATGGCAGCAAGGCGCGTACTCTCTGCCCAACGGTCTTTTTGCGAACGAAATTGTCAAGTCCTACCAACCTGCGTTCGGTACCACCGGAATGTGGCAGGCAGTCGCCAGTCCCAAAGTCACCATTTGGATCAGCATGTTGAGTACCGCTTTCATGGCGCATTATTTGGCACCGTCGTTTTACTGGGATTTGAAGCAAAATACTATGCAACGCTTTAACACCATGATTGGCTTGTCCTTTACCGGAGCGGTCGCCTTGATGGCGCtgactgctgttgctggatttGCTACCTTTGGTATCTCCAGCGCTAGTCTGATTCTCAACAATTACGCCGTTAATGATGCTctgctttccttttctcgGCTAGCGGTGGCGTTGTCGCTCATCTTCAGTTATCCACTGGCGTTTAAAGGTGTCAAGGACGGGGTGATGGATTTGGCGAAAGTTCCTGTCGAAAGACGTGCCAAAATTTCCGACGGGCTCACTGTGGCACTTCTGATTGGCATAACTTCGTTGGCCCTCGTTCTGACCGATATTCGGCTCATTCTTTCTTTGGGTGGAGCCACTTGGGGAAACTGTGTGATCTACATCTTCCCATCTCTCATGCTTTTTAAAGCTGCCAATACGCGACCTTGGTTGCAGGCTAAACGCGCACAAGCCGTGCTCACCGGTCTCCTGGGACTTGTCCTTGGTGTGCTCGGCACCAAGCAAGCCCTCGTCGCAGCCTAA
- the MPDC gene encoding MPDC mevalonate diphosphate decarboxylase (mevalonate diphosphate decarboxylase, last step MVA pathway forming IPP) — MTTPATHPIFLATVSAPTNIAVVKYWGKADEHYNTPINSSCSVTLHQDDLRAVTTVAVSKDFVQDRLWLNGVEVPHAATSRRFRACVDGVLALAPDKYHTDDDNNNKTVAIAQHEWPTLHVHVSSYNTFPTAAGLASSAAGYAALVAALVQLTGATETFPGEFSTLARQGSGSACRSLYGGLVAWHAGTADEQWRDSRAEQLADEASWPALRAVIAVVSDAQKDTASTAGMQASVKTSPLLAFRAAHVVPQRMQELTQAWRRRDFPVFGKITMQDSNQFHATCLDTYPPIFYMNDVSRQIIRIVTAYNDYAGEIRAAYTLDAGPNVVLYVLEPHRPVLAALLRHFFPASGLEEQNDEVLDPALVHAAEATGRVPRDGDVRHYYVTRPGPGPRVLDNDADGTIDPHTGLNRYQPSG; from the coding sequence ATGACTACTCCTGCCACACACCCCATCTTTCTCGCCACGGTATCGGCACCGACCAACATTGCCGTCGTCAAGTACTGGGGCAAGGCGGACGAACACTACAACACGCCCATCAACAGCAGTTGTTCCGTCACTTTGCACCAGGATGACCTCCGCGCCGTCACCACCGTCGCCGTCAGCAAAGACTTTGTCCAGGATCGACTCTGGCTCAACGGGGTTGAAGTCCCCCACGCGGCAACCTCGCGCCGGTTCCGGGCCTGTGTCGACGGCGTCCTCGCACTCGCTCCCGACAAGTATCACACTGACGAcgataacaacaacaagaccGTCGCCATTGCCCAACACGAATGGCCCACACTACACGTACACGTTTCCAGTTACAACACGTTCCCCACCGCAGCCGGGTTGGCCAGTTCCGCCGCCGGCTACGCCGCCCTCGTGGCGGCTCTCGTCCAGCTCACCGGCGCCACCGAAACATTCCCCGGCGAGTTCAGTACACTCGCACGCCAAGGATCCGGCAGTGCCTGTCGCTCGCTCTACGGAGGACTCGTTGCCTGGCACGCCGGAACCGCCGACGAACAATGGCGGGACAGTCGCGCCGAACAACTCGCCGACGAGGCCTCCTGGCCCGCACTCCGCGCCGTCATTGCCGTCGTCAGCGACGCACAGAAGGATACCGCCAGTACCGCCGGAATGCAAGCATCCGTCAAGACCTCGCCGCTACTCGCCTTTCGGGCCGCGCACGTCGTTCCGCAACGCATGCAAGAATTGACACAGGCCTGGCGACGTAGAGATTTTCCGGTCTTTGGGAAAATTACCATGCAAGATTCCAACCAGTTCCACGCAACCTGCCTCGATACCTACCCGCCCATCTTTTACATGAACGACGTCTCGCGACAAATTATACGCATCGTCACGGCCTACAACGACTACGCGGGAGAAATACGCGCCGCCTACACCTTGGACGCCGGCCCCAACGTGGTACTGTACGTCCTGGAACCGCACCGACCCGTCCTCGCGGCTCTCCTCCGACACTTTTTCCCCGCATCCGGACTCGAAGAACAAAACGACGAGGTTTTGGATCCCGCTCTCGTACACGCCGCCGAAGCCACCGGACGCGTTCCCCGGGACGGGGATGTCCGACACTATTACGTCACCCGACCCGGTCCCGGTCCCCGTGTACTCGATAATGATGCCGATGGAACCATTGATCCACACACTGGACTCAATCGGTACCAACCAAGCGGGTAG
- a CDS encoding predicted protein, with translation MNERMTSFVTTASSLTSQDWTHLSLGDDPSTMATPDFDIIVQRVTSLFVVRMVALVAPLGTFADDISVSSVCRSLLLKPELWPAAVSETVVEQLQKFMHSILHGYKDVPYHNVEHACHVILSVNKLTDMLVSTEHHASLMKVPPTYGLRHDPLALFALLFAALVHDVEHQGIPNRQLASEDDRLAVLYNDQSIAENWSLYVAFSEFLQDEYATLRLVLFGNTSGPTNTAVKAQDNYAETYSRFRKIVINLVLMTDIASPERTQIGKSKWKEAFGEPFETVERKVRAQVRRMSLTGQNIEIRRNNGGSGTGVAASPSFDQRTKRRGTGDMSEIGMTDPVLQAKPSDIQGHDDDDDSLSVTPENSFHDEDDPQTFTSATQQLYPQMHRSSSLPARQKFERRLTAASSRTSPSTARYRQQRLGILRTVDLSGETLETYSTHARRNSTTNSTATHSEDGTTTSIDVDADEPNDLKASVVLEVIMTAADVAHNLQGWEQMVKWSNRLYLELRKAFVNQRGSDPQHRWFENQIGFLECYLLPLARKLEDTGMFSEGPQFSQIVETNRDRWLTEGYDVAQKTIQEGETKYPAIADVN, from the coding sequence ATGAACGAACGAATGACATCTTTCGtcacgacggcgtcgtcaCTGACATCACAAGACTGGACGCACTTGAGTTTAGGGGATGATCCTTCGACAATGGCAACTCCCGACTTCGATATAATTGTTCAACGGGTCACATCCCTCTTTGTTGTACGAATGGTCGCTCTGGTAGCACCTCTCGGAACCTTTGCCGACGACATCAGTGTCAGTAGCGTATGCCGTTCTCTTTTACTAAAACCCGAGCTGTGGCCGGCCGCCGTCAGCGAAACCGTGGTAGAACAGTTGCAAAAGTTTATGCATTCCATTTTGCATGGGTACAAGGACGTGCCCTACCACAACGTCGAACACGCTTGTCATGTAATTCTCTCGGTCAACAAGTTGACGGATATGCTCGTTTCGACTGAGCATCACGCGTCGCTTATGAAAGTACCACCTACGTATGGTCTGCGTCACGATCCGCTCGCTTTGTTTGCGTTACTATTTGCAGCGCTCGTTCACGATGTTGAGCACCAAGGCATCCCCAATCGCCAATTGGCATCGGAGGATGACCGGCTTGCCGTACTTTACAACGATCAATCCATTGCGGAAAATTGGAGTTTGTACGTGGCCTTTTCCGAATTTTTGCAGGACGAATACGCAACGCTGCGGTTGGTGTTGTTTGGAAACACAAGTGGCCCGACCAATACGGCGGTAAAAGCGCAAGACAATTACGCCGAAACCTACAGCCGGTTCCGTAAAATTGTGATCAATCTCGTACTTATGACGGACATTGCTAGCCCGGAACGTACGCAAATCGGAAAATCGAAGTGGAAGGAGGCCTTTGGGGAGCCCTTCGAAACGGTGGAACGCAAAGTCCGGGCTCAAGTCCGGCGTATGAGTTTGACTGGACAGAATATTGAAATACGCAGAAACAACGGAGGCAGTGGCACAGGTGTAGCTGCGTCACCAAGTTTCGACCAGCGTACCAAACGACGTGGAACGGGGGACATGTCAGAAATCGGCATGACGGATCCTGTCTTGCAAGCCAAGCCCAGCGATATTCAAGGAcatgatgacgacgatgacagtCTTTCAGTTACACCGGAAAACTCATTccacgacgaggatgatCCGCAAACGTTCACGAGTGCAACGCAACAACTGTACCCACAGATGCATCGATCTAGTAGCTTGCCCGCTCGCCAGAAATTTGAACGTCGTCTGACTGCTGCGAGCAGCAGAACTTCTCCCTCCACCGCACGGTATCGTCAACAGCGACTAGGTATCTTGCGGACGGTAGACTTATCGGGAGAAACGTTAGAGACGTATTCAACTCACGCCCGTCGAAACTCCACCACAAATTCTACTGCTACCCATTCCGAAGACGGCACGACTACCTCGATCGACGTGGATGCGGATGAACCGAATGACCTCAAAGCCTCTGTTGTACTCGAAGTAATCATGACAGCAGCTGACGTTGCGCATAACTTGCAGGGTTGGGAACAAATGGTGAAATGGAGCAATCGATTGTATCTGGAATTGCGTAAGGCCTTTGTCAACCAGCGCGGTAGCGATCCACAGCACCGTTGGTTCGAAAACCAAATTGGGTTTCTGGAATGCTACCTGCTACCGTTGGCGCGGAAATTAGAAGATACTGGAATGTTTTCCGAAGGTCCTCAGTTTTCCCAAATTGTCGAAACCAATCGGGATAGGTGGTTGACTGAAGGTTACGACGTGGCTCAGAAAACCATTCAGGAAGGGGAGACGAAGTATCCAGCCATTGCCGACGTCAATTAA
- the POLA gene encoding catalytic subunit p180 (catalytic subunit p180): DEPYLDLYWTDLCEQRNGDLWLFGKVRQPTTTTEASPSFVSACVVVQHNMRNLYVLPRQTASGSDDAKEDVEPDLQAVHGEVKSLLQTHVLPKTAGTSWASKPVQLTYAFDDPTVPRSATTYLQVLYDAKYPALPADVAHPAGSVSDNIARIFNAQASITETFLVQRRIQGPSWLRLRAPRATTAPVSWCALEVILDSPDHVAPLAQQHATPPPPLTAVALKLQTWVHPKTHVSEIVAVSVTCHDRIQLEGSSDAQHTKFQLSLIRPIPTDAGAVATFPRDLDAAIQQNMPNLRRQANERALLSCLLATLGAWDPDVVIGHNAWGYDLDVLLTRCAALKVPVWSRLGRRRRTGPPPKFGARKDYAIAQALAGRLVCDTYLSAKELLRETTYSLTNLAATQLKTKRQEIEPADIPQWFQSSKTIVQLALSTLFDAQLIQTLALKLQVLPLSHQLTCVAGNLWSHTLKSNRAERTEYLLLHEFHRLQTLPPEKHRALKDEGGSKAKYAGGLVLEPKKGLYDSYILLLDFNSLYPSIIQEYNLCFTTLDWAGLAGTEDNVLPDLPDTEADRGVLPRVIQSLVERRRTVKKLLKSETNAVRKEELDIRQKALKLTANSMYGCLGFSNSRFFAQPIAALITSMGREILQRTVDIAQQKVGLDVIYGDTDSIMINTRINDENDLPKVKELGERVKKEVNRLYRTLELEIDGIFRSMLLLKKKKYAAKTVEEGPNGEVKYGQELKGLDLVRRDWCIQSKDTGRYVTEQILSGQESDIVIENIHSHLEELATKMRAGNLPLEKYTITKGLSKHPNEYPDGKSQPHVQVAMVMLKNNRPVNTGDHIPYIITVSEEAEAEDKKPKSSSSAERARHPEEILRSNGALKPDVEWYLTQQILPPVARLCEPIEGMSQQVLAEKLGLDASRYNHAVRTSGDIDADELIDYTPASSLSDTERFKEVEKFYLHCYGCGVESQFPGVYHVVTNSQTGNQNTVSGLHCTNPDCLRPMFWGHATQFECFARISNNISIWTQDVMRRYYSSTIRCDEPGCSLETRQLSVVGGVCLRRGCNGKMCSVFSERSVYTHLKYMESLFNIDHASTQWNKKKKKQDDSYALVKNDETIFKELHKVAMRGLESNGFNWISPAFWNGMFSIAAKQ; this comes from the exons GACGAACCCTACCTGGACCTCTACTGGACCGACTTGTGCGAACAACGCAACGGCGACCTCTGGCTCTTTGGCAAGGTCCGCCaacccaccaccaccaccgaaGCCTCGCCATCCTTCGTCAGTGCCTGTGTCGTTGTCCAGCACAACATGCGCAACCTCTACGTCTTGCCCCGACAAACAGCCTCCGGATCGGACGATGCCAAAGAAGACGTAGAGCCCGATCTCCAGGCCGTACACGGGGAAGTCAAGTCCCTCCTACAAACCCACGTACTCCCCAAAACGGCCGGCACTTCCTGGGCCAGCAAACCCGTACAGCTCACCTACGCTTTTGACGATCCCACCGTCCCCCGCTCCGCCACCACTTACCTACAGGTACTCTACGACGCCAAGTACCCCGCGCTCCCCGCCGACGTTGCGCATCCAGCCGGTAGCGTCAGTGACAACATTGCCCGTATCTTCAACGCACAAGCCTCAATCACCGAAACCTTTCTCGTCCAACGCCGCATTCAGGGACCCTCCTGGTTGCGTCTCAGAGCACCGCGGGCCACTACCGCACCCGTTTCTTGGTGCGCCCTCGAAGTCATCCTCGACTCACCCGACCACGTCGCCCCGCTCGCCCAGCAACACGCCACACCCCCGCCGCCCCTCACCGCCGTCGCACTCAAACTACAAACCTGGGTACATCCCAAAACGCATGTTTCCGAAATCGTCGCCGTCTCGGTCACCTGCCACGATCGCATTCAATTGGAAGGATCGAGCGACGCTCAGCACACCAAGTTTCAGCTTTCCCTCATTCGCCCCATTCCCACCGACGCCGGCGCCGTAGCGACCTTCCCCCGCGATCTGGACGCCGCCATCCAACAGAACATGCCCAATTTACGCCGGCAGGCCAACGAACGCGCCTTGCTCAGCTGTTTGCTGGCCACTTTGGGGGCCTGGGATCCGGATGTGGTGATTGGGCACAACGCGTGGGGGTACGATCTGGACGTGCTCTTGACCCGCTGTGCGGCACTCAAAGTGCCGGTTTGGTCCCGACTCGGGCGTCGTCGGCGCACCGGACCACCGCCCAAATTTGGTGCTCGCAAGGACTACGCCATTGCCCAAGCCCTGGCTGGGCGACTCGTGTGTGACACCTACCTGTCCGCCAAGGAACTTTTGCGCGAAACCACCTACTCCCTGACCAACCTGGCCGCCACGCAACTAAAAACGAAACGACAAGAAATCGAACCGGCCGATATTCCGCAATGGTTCCAGTCCTCGAAGACCATTGTACAATTGGCGCTGTCGACCCTCTTTGACGCCCAATTGATTCAAACGCTGGCGTTGAAGCTGCAAgtgttgccgttgtcgcACCAACTCACGTGCGTCGCCGGAAATTTGTGGTCCCACACGCTCAAATCCAACCGCGCGGAGCGTACCGAGTACCTTCTCCTGCACGAATTTCACCGACTTCAGACGCTACCTCCGGAAAAACACCGCGCTCTCAAGGACGAAGGCGGCTCCAAAGCCAAGTACGCCGGTGGACTTGTACTGGAACCCAAAAAGGGACTCTACGATTCCTATATTTTGCTACTTGATTTCAATTCTCTCTACCCGAGTATTATTCAAGAATACAATCTGTGCTTTACCACGCTCGATTGGGCCGGTTTGGCGGGCACCGAGGACAACGTGCTGCCCGACTTGCCCGATACCGAAGCGGACCGGGGCGTCCTACCCCGCGTCATTCAAAGCCTCGTAGAACGCCGTCGAACCGTCAAGAAACTTCTCAAGTCGGAAACGAACGCTGTACGGAAAGAAGAG TTGGACATTCGTCAAAAGGCGCTGAAACTGACGGCCAACTCGATGTACGGCTGTCTCGGTTTTTCGAACTCGCGATTCTTTGCGCAACCCATTGCAGCCTTGATCACGTCCATGGGACGCGAGATTCTGCAACGAACGGTGGACATTGCTCAACAAAAAGTTGGTCTCGACGTTATTTACGGAGACACCGATAGTATTATGATCAATACCCGTATCAACGATGAGAACGACTTGCCCAAGGTCAAGGAGCTGGGCGAACGCGtcaaaaaagaagtcaaCCGACTCTACCGGACTTTAGAACTAGAAATCGACGGTATTTTCCGTTCCATGCTGTTgctcaaaaagaaaaagtacgcTGCCAAGACTGTGGAAGAAGGTCCGAACGGCGAAGTCAAATACGGTCAAGAACTCAAAGGCCTGGATTTGGTTCGTCGTGATTGGTGCATTCAATCCAAAGATACAGGGCGCTACGTGACGGAACAGATTTTGTCGGGTCAAGAGAGTGATATTGTGATTGAgaatattcacagtcatctCGAGGAGCTCGCCACAAAGATGCGCGCCGGGAATCTGCCTCTCGAAAAGTACACGATTACCAAGGGGCTCAGCAAACACCCCAACGAATACCCGGATGGAAAATCGCAACCGCACGTTCAAGTGGCCATGGTCATGCTCAAGAATAATCGCCCCGTAAATACAGGTGACCACATTCCGTACATCATCACCGTAtcggaagaagcggaagcaGAAGACAAAAAGCCGAaatcctcttcttcggccGAGCGTGCTCGCCACCCCGAAGAAATTTTACGAAGCAACGGAGCATTGAAACCTGACGTCGAGTGGTATTTGACGCAGCAAATTTTGCCACCTGTGGCTCGTCTTTGCGAGCCAATTGAAGGAATGTCGCAACAGGTCTTGGCCGAGAAGCTGGGTTTGGATGCTTCCCGCTACAACCATGCTGTTCGAACCAGTGGAGAtattgatgccgacgaaCTCATCGATTACACTCCAGCATCGTCTCTTTCGGACACGGAGCGTTTTAAAGAAGTTGAAAAGTTCTATCTCCATTGTTATGGCTGTGGGGTGGAGAGCCAATTCCCGGGTGTCTATCACGTCGTTACAAACTCCCAGACCGGAAATCAAAACACGGTATCAGGTCTGCATTGCACCAACCCTGATTGTCTTCGTCCGATGTTTTGGGGTCACGCGACCCAATTTGAGTGCTTTGCGCGCATTTCCAATAACATTTCAATCTGGACCCAAGACGTCATGCGCAGGTATTATTCAAGTACAATTCGATGTGATGAGCCTGGCTGCAGCTTGGAAACGCGGCAACTTTCGGTGGTTGGCGGCGTTTGTCTACGCCGTGGATGCAACGGAAAGATGTGTTCAGTTTTCAGCGAACGTTCCGTCTACACGCATCTTAAGTACATGGAGAGTCTGTTCAATATTGACCACGCCTCGACTCAGTGGAataagaaaaaaaagaagcaagaCGACTCCTACGCATTGGTCAAGAATGACGAGACTATCTTTAAAGAGCTACACAAAGTTGCCATGAGGGGCCTTGAATCAAACGGATTCAATTGGATTTCTCCTGCATTTTGGAATGGAATGTTTTCCATTGCGGCTAAGCAGTAA
- a CDS encoding predicted protein, translating into PHGNYSQADLDIELTHTKPEGIRDRLAYNAVKAVRWSFDKMTGWNYKSITQDMVLQRVIYLETIAAVPGMVAAIVRHFRSLRSFQRDGGMMQMFLDEANNERMHLLSFVRMKDPSMLFRAAVIGGQAGFGSAFLLLYVISPKFCHRFVGYVEEEACTTYTKIIKAIEDAPEDNELAAWRTQLAPSIARSYWKLGEYGTVLELMYAVRADEAEHRDVNH; encoded by the coding sequence CCCCACGGCAACTACAGTCAAGCCGACTTGGACATTGAATTGACCCATACCAAACCCGAGGGCATCCGCGACCGTCTCGCCTACAACGCGGTTAAGGCCGTCCGCTGGTCCTTCGATAAAATGACTGGCTGGAACTACAAATCAATCACCCAAGACATGGTTTTGCAGCGTGTGATTTACCTGGAAACTATTGCGGCGGTTCCCGGTATGGTAGCCGCGATTGTTCGTCACTTCCGTTCCCTTCGCTCGTTTCAGCGCGACGGCGGCATGATGCAAATgtttttggacgaagccaacaATGAGCGCATGCATTTGTTGAGCTTTGTTCGCATGAAGGACCCCTCCATGCTTTTCCGTGCGGCTGTGATTGGCGGTCAGGCTGGATTCGGAAGTGCTTTTCTGTTACTGTACGTGATCAGCCCCAAGTTCTGCCATCGTTTTGTGGGATACGTCGAGGAAGAAGCCTGCACTACCTACACGAAAATTATCAAGGCCATCGAAGATGCTCCGGAGGACAATGAATTGGCGGCCTGGCGAACTCAACTGGCACCAAGCATTGCTCGCTCGTACTGGAAGTTGGGCGAATACGGAACCGTGTTGGAGCTCATGTACGCTGTCCGTgccgacgaagccgaacATCGCGACGTCAACCAC